In the genome of uncultured Paludibaculum sp., the window TGAATAGCATGTACGCGAATGGCAAGAAGGTTCGGCTGCCGGCGGGGACGCTCCCCGTATTGAGCAACGATCTCGGCGAGTACCGGATTGGCCAACTGCCGCCGGGCAAGTTCATTGTCTGCGCCGTGGTGGAGTCGTCTTACCAACCGCAGTTGAACCCGAAAGACGTCAAGACCGGCGTGGAAGAAGCGATTTCGAATACCTGTTTTCCGTCAGTGGCGACGATGACCGAAGCGACGGCTATTGAAATCAAGGACGCGGCGGAAGTGCCGGGCATTGACATCCATCTGAACAAGGTGAAGACCGTGACGTTCACGGGCGAGATAGCGGGTGTGCCGCCCGGCACGTCTTCAGTGACGTACTTGAGCTTGGTGCCAAAGGATAGCGGCCCGATGGGGCGAGCGATGGGTCCGCGGGCGCTGCTACAGGGCGCCGATGGGAAGTTCACATTCAAGAACGTACCGCCCGGCTCCTACGTCCTGCAGACGCTGCCTACTGGGCTGGGCAACACGGCGTACGTGGTGAAGTCGTCGATTGAGATCGGCGAGCAGCCCATCGAAAAAGTGACCATCCAGGCAGCGGCGCCGTTTGAGGTAAAGGGTCATCTGAACGCGGAACCTTCGCCGGAGCTGAAGGTGGGGGCCATCAAGATTGTCGCAGTGCCGGCGGATGACATTGTGGCCACGTTCGCGATGTCGTCGGCGGCGGAGAACGGCGATTTCGTGCTCGGCAACCTGGTGGCGGGGCGCTATCGGCTGGCGTTCACCGGAATGCCGGGCACCCACTATGTGAAAGAAATCAAACTGGGCGAGAAGGTTGTGGAAGGCGACGAGGCCGACATTACGAACGCGGCTACTCCCGTGACCATCTCGCTGGGCCTGGCGACGGCAGAGGTCGGCGGCGTCGTACAGAACGACAAAGGAGAGCCGGTGCCGTCGGTGAACGTCGGTCTGGTGCCGAATCCGAAGAAAGCCTTCCGCGTGAAGATGACACGCACCGACCAGAACGGGCTGTTCAAGCTGCCGAACGTGGCTCCTGGCGAGTATCTGGTGCTGTCACTCGATCAACTGGAGGCCGGCGCGCTGGAGGACGAGGAGTTCCTGAAGCCGCTGCTGTCCAAGGCCAAGAAGGTCACTGTGCGGGAGTCTGGGCCGCAGAATCTGGAACTGCAAGTGATCCCGTCGGCTGAGCGTTAACCTGCTTCCAGTAGCGCTCGATCACCTTCTCGACGTAGGTCTGGGTTTCCCGATAAGGTGGGACGCCGTTGTACTTCGCGACAGCGCCCGACCCCGCGTTGTACGCAGCCAAGGCACGCCGGACCGGGTTGGGGTCGTTCTCGTACTTCACCAGCAGTTCACGCAGCAGGCGTGTGCCGGCATCGATGTTCTGCTCAACGTCGTTCGGGTCGGCGTTCAGAGACTGCGCGGTGCCGGGCATCAACTGCATCACGCCGATAGCGCCGGCGCGAGAGATCGCGTTGGGCTGATACGCCGATTCCGTCATGGCTAGAGCGTGGACGATGGCGGGCGGCAATCCGTACCGGAGCGCGGCCTCCGTGACCAACTTCTTGGGATCCGCTGGTTTAGTGGGCGGCAAGGGGGCGGGCTCGCCCGCCATAGCCGCTTGCGGCGGAGGCGGGCCTTCCTCATGCTCCAATTCCGCAATCAGATCCGCCTTTAACTCAATCCGACTGTCAGCGGTGGTAAGAATGTACCGGTCGTCGACCTTCTCAATATGCTGGGCGCGGATCCGCGCTCCGGTGTGGAGCACGGCGATATCGGCCGCGGCGAGCGGCAGAGTGGCGACAGCGAGGAAAAGAGCGAAGCGCGTCATTGCTGGAGGTTGTCGTCGAAGTCTTCGTCACCGGCGGTGGGGGTATCACTCCTGCGGCCGTTGCCGGCGGGGCGGCCCACGCCGAGGTTCTCAAAGTTCATGGCGGCATTGAAGAGGAGCATGAAGCTGCCCTGGGTCTGTTGGCGCCACATCGGGTTGATAACAAACAAGACGTAATGGCCCTGGCCGTGGGGTACATCCACGAGCGCGGGCTTGCCGGCGAGTTCCCGGCCCCCGGCAAGCAGGCCGGAGATGAGCAGATCCTTCTCCTCGCCAAATTTCAGAATGGTGCGCGGCCGTTCCGCCGGCGTGGGCAAGTAGGCGCGCATACTTTCCAGCATCTCGGCGCTGGGTTCGCCAGGCTTCGGCGCCGGCACAGGTGCTGACGGCGGCCGGCCCTGGATGATGTCGGGATCATTGACACCGCCGCGGCCGCTGGGCCGGCTCTGAGTCCCGTTGCCGCCTCCGCCCATGCCGGCCGTGGCGCTGGCGTCGAGAACGAGTTCTGAGCCCAGGTAGACCGGCAAGTGATCGCTATAGCCGTAGGCGATAGGGCTCCGCGTGTCGGCGACCGTGGAGTCCAGGACGCTGCCGCGCACCTTCAGCTCGCGGGTGTTCTGGATGGTGACACCGTCGAACAGGCCATAGGTGATGGGCAGCGAGGCATTGCCGCCGATGGTGATGAACAGGCCGCCGGCATCAACGAAGTCGCGGACGTGCTGGACGCCTTCCAGGCCCAGACCGCCCCGGATATCATCGGTCTGGTCCGGCGAAGTCGCAAAATTAGGAGTCAGGGTGGACGCCTTCCACGGCACGGGCTCGCCGCGCTTGGGCATTCCATTGACGATGCGCTGCGCCGTGCCGCTCATGGGTCCCAGGATGATGACGTCGAACTTCGAGCGCAGGTCCGGTGTGGCGGCCACGGTGTGGTCGGAGATGTAGGTGTAGGGGACGCCTGTAGTGTCCATGGCCAGGCGGAACCAGCCTTCGTTCTGGGTGTTGAGCCAGTTGTGGACAAGGGCGATGCGCGGGGCGGCCAGCGCGTGCTGGGCGGCCTTGGGCGCGGACTTCAGCGCAACAATGTTCAATCCCAGCTCGGCGGCGGCCGTCTGTAGGCGCTGCTTCAGGTCGGATGGGTTGCCGCTGGCAGGGATCAGGAACGAACCCGCGTTGAACTTCTCGCCGTCGGCCTCGAACGCGTCTTCCGCGGCGTTCATCCTGACGTTGGCGAGCTTGTAGCGAAACGTCGCCAGGACGCGGTCAGCGTTGTGGTTGATCGCATATACCGGGCCGTCACCGGTGACCTTGCCCTCCGGTTTCACCGGACCCGTGAGCAGTGTCATGGGCGCTTGGAGGATGGCCACGTCGATGACGCGGGTACTTTTCAGGTTGCGCAGA includes:
- a CDS encoding carboxypeptidase-like regulatory domain-containing protein, which codes for MFSLIALAMLMQAPAAQEVKPATLEGTVTHAASHTAIRKAKVTLALIGGEQTQTAETGEDGKYTLKDVKPGRYRLSAEKAGYQATAYGAKHPGEALGQTLRIDAGAALAGLDIAVAKQGVIAGKITDNDGEPVAKALVLAMNSMYANGKKVRLPAGTLPVLSNDLGEYRIGQLPPGKFIVCAVVESSYQPQLNPKDVKTGVEEAISNTCFPSVATMTEATAIEIKDAAEVPGIDIHLNKVKTVTFTGEIAGVPPGTSSVTYLSLVPKDSGPMGRAMGPRALLQGADGKFTFKNVPPGSYVLQTLPTGLGNTAYVVKSSIEIGEQPIEKVTIQAAAPFEVKGHLNAEPSPELKVGAIKIVAVPADDIVATFAMSSAAENGDFVLGNLVAGRYRLAFTGMPGTHYVKEIKLGEKVVEGDEADITNAATPVTISLGLATAEVGGVVQNDKGEPVPSVNVGLVPNPKKAFRVKMTRTDQNGLFKLPNVAPGEYLVLSLDQLEAGALEDEEFLKPLLSKAKKVTVRESGPQNLELQVIPSAER
- a CDS encoding lytic transglycosylase domain-containing protein, translating into MTRFALFLAVATLPLAAADIAVLHTGARIRAQHIEKVDDRYILTTADSRIELKADLIAELEHEEGPPPPQAAMAGEPAPLPPTKPADPKKLVTEAALRYGLPPAIVHALAMTESAYQPNAISRAGAIGVMQLMPGTAQSLNADPNDVEQNIDAGTRLLRELLVKYENDPNPVRRALAAYNAGSGAVAKYNGVPPYRETQTYVEKVIERYWKQVNAQPTGSLAVPDSAAQTPAQ